In the genome of Streptomyces collinus, one region contains:
- a CDS encoding excalibur calcium-binding protein produces MRRRTGAIGTLFAIAAIVPLADPAHARQDLDCRDFAFQEDAQAVLNADPSDPNRLDEDQGRDDGVACEALAHRGIIDPTTSPTSAGPSVSPSVSPSVSPSVTPSAPVTATPTGGPSQGVRGGLGGAVASGPSHWDLAIGLAFAAGAAVAAGYVVRRRRR; encoded by the coding sequence ATGCGCCGTCGCACCGGTGCCATCGGCACGCTGTTCGCGATCGCCGCGATCGTGCCGCTGGCCGACCCCGCTCACGCCCGGCAGGACCTGGACTGCCGCGACTTCGCCTTCCAGGAGGACGCGCAGGCAGTCTTGAACGCGGATCCGAGCGATCCCAACAGGCTGGACGAGGACCAGGGCCGCGACGACGGCGTCGCGTGCGAGGCGCTGGCCCACCGCGGCATCATCGACCCCACGACGTCGCCCACCTCGGCCGGCCCCTCGGTCAGTCCGTCCGTGAGCCCGTCGGTCAGCCCGTCCGTCACTCCCTCCGCTCCCGTGACCGCCACTCCCACCGGCGGTCCGAGCCAGGGTGTGCGAGGCGGGCTCGGGGGCGCGGTGGCCTCGGGGCCGAGCCACTGGGACCTCGCCATCGGTCTGGCCTTCGCGGCGGGTGCCGCCGTCGCCGCCGGGTACGTGGTGAGGCGCCGCCGGCGCTGA
- a CDS encoding DUF3037 domain-containing protein, whose protein sequence is MNDRHIIKGGPRDRHVYEYAVLRVVPRVERGECINAGVLVYCRAASYVGARTHLDETRLLALDPRADAAGVRAALRAVEGLCAGGPTAGQAAADDPGRRFRWLVAPRSTIVQPGPVHTGLTTDPEAETGRLLDLLVR, encoded by the coding sequence GTGAACGACCGGCACATCATCAAGGGCGGGCCCCGGGACCGCCACGTCTACGAGTACGCCGTGCTGCGCGTCGTCCCGCGTGTCGAACGCGGCGAGTGCATCAACGCAGGCGTCCTCGTCTACTGCCGCGCCGCGTCCTACGTCGGTGCGCGCACCCACCTCGACGAGACCCGGCTGCTGGCCCTCGACCCCCGCGCCGACGCGGCCGGGGTCCGTGCCGCCCTGCGGGCGGTGGAGGGGCTGTGCGCGGGCGGCCCGACGGCGGGCCAAGCGGCGGCCGACGACCCGGGCCGCCGCTTCCGCTGGCTCGTCGCCCCCCGCTCCACGATCGTCCAGCCCGGCCCGGTGCACACCGGCCTGACCACGGACCCGGAGGCGGAGACCGGGCGGTTGCTGGACCTGCTGGTGAGGTGA
- a CDS encoding HipA family kinase produces the protein MLKEVIATRFIAPLREGGSLPGLVEADDSGTYVLKFTGAGQGRKTLVAEVVCGELARRLGLRMPRLVTVELDPELGLGEPDEQVQSLLRSSGGTNLGMDFLSGALGFDPLAFPVSPEESGRVIWFDALINNVDRSWRNPNLLRWRGELWLVDHGATMIWHHNWPGVDASAARPYDASDHALASFSPDVASAAAELAPLVTEELLADVTAQIPDAWLLDEPGFATPGDLRQAYARPLLARAADIHDRIQGLK, from the coding sequence ATGCTCAAGGAAGTGATCGCGACCCGGTTCATCGCGCCCCTGCGCGAGGGCGGTTCGCTGCCGGGCCTGGTCGAGGCCGACGACTCCGGCACCTACGTCCTGAAGTTCACCGGTGCGGGACAGGGCCGCAAGACACTGGTCGCCGAGGTCGTCTGCGGCGAACTCGCCCGCCGGCTCGGGCTGCGGATGCCGCGCCTGGTCACCGTCGAGCTCGACCCGGAGCTGGGCCTCGGCGAACCGGACGAGCAGGTGCAGAGCCTGCTGAGGTCCAGCGGCGGCACCAACCTCGGCATGGACTTCCTCTCCGGCGCCCTCGGGTTCGACCCGCTCGCGTTCCCGGTGAGCCCCGAGGAGTCAGGCCGGGTCATCTGGTTCGACGCGCTGATCAACAACGTCGACCGGTCCTGGCGCAATCCCAACCTGCTGAGGTGGCGGGGCGAGCTGTGGCTCGTCGATCACGGCGCGACGATGATCTGGCACCACAACTGGCCCGGCGTGGACGCCTCCGCCGCCCGCCCGTACGACGCCTCCGACCACGCGCTGGCGTCCTTCTCACCCGATGTCGCCTCCGCCGCGGCCGAGTTGGCGCCCCTGGTCACCGAGGAACTCCTCGCCGACGTCACCGCGCAGATCCCCGACGCCTGGCTCCTGGACGAACCCGGCTTCGCCACGCCGGGCGACCTGCGGCAGGCCTACGCGCGCCCGCTGCTGGCACGGGCCGCCGACATCCACGACCGCATCCAGGGGCTGAAGTGA